In Mycobacteriales bacterium, one DNA window encodes the following:
- a CDS encoding penicillin-binding transpeptidase domain-containing protein, with protein sequence MPDRSRLRLVVLGVLIFSLVATLLGRLWYVQVLDAPQLTQEALSQQVHDVVTPAPRGEILDDTGKPLVDNKPALVVSVDRTALDRLPQAEEDAVLHRLARQLGQPYYLLNDETSPCTYPTVETAKGKRIVAAPADTPWFAQSFTPCNKGLAYQPVQVSQLRPTLAAARKALQIEEEPEEYPGVTVELTAVRHYPEPDGAYASSMLGYLGPISAKALKAYPESEQQIYENAQVGATGLEAEYQKYLAGTPGVKSVSVDHLGGVLGTVKNTPPIAGDDVVTNLDAGVQATLEQQLQDAIANARHSGYTADYAAGVVLNVRNGGVVAMASEPTYPPDTFTPSVKTKVYEHLQHEEGNPLLDKAFQSANPPGSTFKLISSSGLIHDGMLSPGAYYDCPTSFQGHTNFEGESGAGDIPLRTALIISCDTFFYELGASDWNRDQQLISEHKKPIEGVQAMAHDYGIGEPPGIDLPADEVTSGHIGTRKNARIEWHELRHDYCLGAKNPTFTAEHRYDDRAYCKSGYIFEQGDQENEDIGQGTVLVSPLQLAVAYAAMANGGTVFEPRIGKAIVSPTGKLIKRIKAPVRDHLPLSQADLDYLRNSFYGVTTSTDPPGTAVSDFAGFPMDKVLVGGKTGTAELSGTSQDGSWFASFAGPAGGEPQFVTVIEVDRADQGAVSAAPYARNMWDAIYGFGGKKALFPDGVPPAKLPKIQIVEAGPHKHHKTVSPSTTPGTTPTSTPTATATSAPPTPPTSTTTSTASPPSSTTSALGLTPVLAPERRRLTR encoded by the coding sequence GTGCCTGACCGCTCGCGCCTTCGTCTCGTGGTGCTCGGCGTGCTCATCTTCTCCCTGGTCGCAACGCTGCTCGGCCGGCTCTGGTACGTCCAGGTGCTCGACGCGCCCCAGCTGACCCAGGAGGCGTTGAGCCAGCAGGTGCACGACGTCGTCACCCCGGCGCCGAGGGGCGAGATCCTCGACGACACCGGCAAGCCGCTCGTGGACAACAAGCCGGCGCTCGTCGTGTCGGTCGACCGGACGGCGCTGGACCGGCTGCCGCAGGCCGAGGAGGACGCGGTGCTGCACCGGCTGGCCCGCCAGCTCGGCCAGCCGTACTACCTGCTCAACGACGAGACCTCTCCCTGCACGTATCCGACGGTCGAGACCGCGAAGGGCAAGCGGATCGTGGCGGCGCCGGCCGACACGCCCTGGTTCGCCCAGTCCTTCACCCCCTGCAACAAGGGGCTCGCGTATCAGCCGGTCCAGGTCAGTCAGCTGCGCCCGACCCTCGCCGCGGCCCGCAAGGCGCTGCAGATCGAGGAAGAGCCCGAGGAGTACCCGGGCGTGACGGTCGAGCTGACCGCGGTCAGGCACTACCCCGAGCCTGACGGCGCGTACGCCAGCTCGATGCTCGGCTACCTCGGCCCGATCAGCGCCAAAGCGCTGAAGGCGTATCCGGAAAGCGAGCAGCAGATCTACGAGAACGCCCAGGTCGGTGCGACCGGTCTGGAGGCGGAGTACCAGAAGTACCTTGCCGGGACGCCGGGAGTGAAGTCGGTCAGCGTCGACCATCTCGGCGGTGTCCTCGGGACCGTCAAGAACACGCCCCCGATCGCCGGCGACGACGTCGTCACCAACCTCGACGCCGGTGTCCAGGCGACGCTCGAACAGCAGCTTCAGGACGCGATCGCCAACGCCCGTCACTCCGGCTACACCGCCGACTATGCGGCGGGCGTCGTCCTGAACGTCAGGAACGGCGGCGTCGTCGCGATGGCCAGCGAGCCGACCTACCCGCCGGACACGTTCACGCCGAGCGTGAAGACGAAGGTCTACGAGCACCTCCAGCACGAGGAGGGAAACCCGCTCCTGGACAAGGCGTTCCAGAGCGCCAACCCGCCGGGATCGACGTTCAAGCTGATCTCGTCCTCCGGGCTGATCCATGACGGGATGCTCAGCCCGGGTGCCTACTACGACTGCCCGACGTCGTTCCAGGGACACACGAACTTCGAAGGCGAGTCCGGCGCCGGCGACATCCCGCTGCGTACCGCGCTGATCATCTCCTGCGACACCTTCTTCTACGAGCTCGGCGCCTCCGACTGGAACCGGGACCAGCAGCTGATCTCCGAGCACAAGAAGCCGATCGAGGGCGTGCAGGCGATGGCCCACGACTACGGGATCGGCGAGCCGCCGGGCATCGACCTGCCGGCCGACGAGGTGACGTCCGGTCACATCGGCACCCGCAAGAACGCCCGGATCGAGTGGCACGAGCTGCGCCACGACTACTGCCTGGGCGCGAAGAACCCGACGTTCACCGCCGAGCACCGCTACGACGACCGGGCCTACTGCAAGTCCGGCTACATCTTCGAGCAGGGCGACCAGGAGAACGAGGACATCGGTCAGGGCACCGTGCTGGTCTCGCCGCTGCAGCTCGCGGTCGCCTACGCGGCGATGGCCAACGGCGGCACGGTCTTCGAGCCGCGCATCGGGAAGGCGATCGTGAGCCCGACCGGCAAGCTCATCAAGCGCATCAAGGCGCCGGTGCGTGACCACCTGCCGCTCAGCCAGGCCGACCTGGACTACCTGCGCAACTCCTTCTACGGCGTCACCACCTCGACCGACCCGCCCGGCACGGCGGTGTCGGACTTCGCCGGTTTCCCGATGGACAAGGTGCTGGTCGGGGGCAAGACCGGTACGGCGGAGCTGTCCGGCACCAGCCAGGACGGGTCGTGGTTCGCCTCGTTTGCCGGCCCGGCGGGCGGCGAGCCGCAGTTCGTCACCGTGATCGAGGTCGACCGGGCCGACCAGGGTGCGGTCAGCGCGGCGCCGTACGCCCGCAACATGTGGGACGCGATCTACGGGTTCGGCGGCAAGAAGGCGTTGTTCCCCGACGGCGTGCCGCCGGCGAAGCTGCCCAAGATCCAGATCGTCGAGGCGGGGCCGCACAAGCACCACAAGACGGTCAGCCCGTCGACGACACCGGGCACCACCCCGACCAGCACCCCGACTGCGACGGCGACCTCCGCGCCGCCGACGCCGCCGACGTCGACCACCACCTCGACCGCCAGCCCGCCGTCGTCGACGACCTCGGCCCTGGGGCTGACACCGGTGCTGG
- a CDS encoding DUF4233 domain-containing protein yields the protein MTDERPAAPRGLYAIGTAGLTIEALVVLLAIPAVATAQRGHVSGLDLGLLGGLFGLLVVSAGVLRRPGGKVVSSLAQVAAIATGVISWPMYVVGVAFAGIWVYWLRQWHLPHPSSPT from the coding sequence TTGACCGACGAGCGACCGGCCGCGCCGCGCGGGCTCTACGCGATCGGCACCGCCGGGCTGACCATCGAGGCGTTGGTGGTGCTGCTCGCGATCCCCGCGGTGGCGACCGCGCAGCGGGGTCACGTGTCCGGGCTCGATCTCGGGCTGCTGGGCGGGCTGTTCGGGCTCCTCGTGGTCTCGGCCGGTGTCCTGCGCCGGCCCGGCGGCAAGGTGGTGTCGAGCCTGGCGCAGGTGGCGGCGATCGCGACCGGGGTCATCAGCTGGCCGATGTACGTGGTCGGGGTGGCCTTCGCCGGGATCTGGGTCTACTGGCTGCGGCAATGGCACCTACCCCACCCGTCGAGCCCTACGTAA
- a CDS encoding rod shape-determining protein, which produces MAQNTSGFLGRDMAVDLGTANTLVYVRGRGIVLNEPSVVAINTNTAGILAVGTEAKRMIGRTPGNIVAIRPLKDGVIADFETTERMLRYFIQKVHKRRRTARPRLVVCVPSGITGVEQRAVKDAGYQAGARKVFIIEEPMAAAIGAGLPVHEPTGNMVVDIGGGTTEVAVISLGGIVTSQSIRTGGDELDASIIAYVKKEYSLMLGERTAEEIKMAIGSAFPAPDEPHAEIRGRDLVTGLPKTIVVSADEIRKAVEEPVNAIVDAVKTTLDKTPPELSGDIMDRGIVLTGGGALLTGLDERLRHETGMPIHVTDNPLNSVAMGAGKCVEEFEALQQVLISEPRR; this is translated from the coding sequence ATGGCGCAGAACACCAGCGGGTTCCTCGGTCGAGACATGGCTGTGGACCTCGGCACGGCCAACACGCTCGTCTACGTGCGCGGCCGGGGGATCGTGCTCAACGAGCCGAGTGTCGTCGCCATCAACACCAACACCGCCGGGATCCTCGCGGTCGGCACCGAGGCGAAGCGGATGATCGGCCGCACGCCCGGCAACATCGTCGCGATCCGCCCGCTCAAGGACGGCGTCATCGCCGACTTCGAGACCACCGAGCGGATGCTCCGCTACTTCATCCAGAAGGTGCACAAGCGCCGTCGTACGGCGCGTCCCCGGCTCGTCGTCTGCGTCCCGTCCGGCATCACGGGCGTCGAGCAGCGCGCGGTCAAGGACGCCGGCTACCAGGCGGGTGCGCGCAAGGTGTTCATCATCGAAGAGCCGATGGCCGCCGCGATCGGCGCCGGGCTGCCGGTCCACGAGCCGACCGGCAACATGGTCGTCGACATCGGCGGCGGTACGACGGAGGTCGCCGTCATCTCCCTCGGCGGCATCGTTACCAGCCAGTCGATCCGTACCGGTGGCGACGAGCTCGACGCCTCGATCATCGCGTACGTGAAGAAGGAGTACAGCCTGATGCTCGGTGAGCGGACGGCTGAGGAGATCAAGATGGCGATCGGGTCGGCCTTCCCGGCGCCCGACGAGCCGCACGCCGAGATCCGCGGGCGCGACCTGGTCACCGGTCTGCCCAAGACGATCGTGGTGAGCGCGGATGAGATCCGCAAGGCGGTCGAGGAGCCGGTCAACGCCATCGTGGACGCGGTGAAGACGACGCTCGACAAGACGCCGCCGGAGCTGTCCGGCGACATCATGGACCGCGGCATCGTGCTCACCGGCGGTGGTGCCCTGCTGACCGGCCTGGACGAGCGGCTGCGTCACGAGACCGGCATGCCGATCCACGTGACCGACAACCCGCTTAACTCGGTCGCGATGGGCGCCGGCAAGTGCGTCGAGGAGTTCGAGGCGCTCCAGCAGGTCCTCATCAGCGAGCCGCGCCGGTAG
- the mreC gene encoding rod shape-determining protein MreC — protein MLTLLLLTALTLITLDYRSGSLGGVRKASSTVFGPIENVIDDVVHPIGSWFSGLGHLGSYKHENEQLHQKLAQAETQLRMTATEREEYAQERQLLHLAGLAQYTIVAARVTAYGAAFGFESTVTIDRGSANGITKNETVISGAGLVGRVVSVSRNDATVQLANDSNFTIGARLSTGTLAVGSLQGNGRGKDMSLQLLDNTVRLAKGQQLVSFASGPGGPFVPEVPIGTITSVAPATGQLAQTATVHPFVSFASLDVVAVVVGSPKTIPHDSLLPASPTPAPTVTVTVTATPGETPSSTPDATSSSTPTTGVTTTP, from the coding sequence GTGCTGACCCTGCTGCTCCTCACGGCGCTGACGCTGATCACGCTGGACTACCGCTCGGGCTCGCTCGGCGGCGTCCGGAAGGCGTCCTCCACGGTCTTCGGCCCGATCGAGAACGTGATCGACGACGTGGTCCACCCGATCGGCTCGTGGTTCTCCGGGCTGGGCCACCTCGGCAGCTACAAGCACGAGAACGAGCAGCTGCACCAGAAGCTCGCGCAGGCCGAGACGCAGCTGCGGATGACGGCGACCGAACGCGAGGAGTACGCCCAGGAGCGGCAGCTGCTCCACCTCGCTGGGCTCGCGCAGTACACGATCGTGGCGGCGCGGGTCACGGCGTACGGCGCGGCGTTCGGCTTCGAGTCGACGGTGACGATCGACCGCGGGAGCGCCAACGGCATCACCAAGAACGAGACCGTCATCAGCGGCGCCGGACTGGTCGGCCGGGTGGTGAGCGTCAGCCGCAACGACGCGACGGTCCAGCTCGCCAACGACTCCAACTTCACCATCGGAGCCCGGCTGTCGACCGGCACGCTGGCGGTCGGCTCGCTGCAGGGCAACGGTCGCGGCAAGGACATGAGCCTTCAGCTGCTCGACAACACCGTCCGGCTCGCGAAAGGCCAGCAGCTGGTCAGCTTCGCGTCAGGCCCGGGCGGCCCGTTCGTGCCCGAGGTGCCGATCGGCACCATCACCTCGGTGGCTCCCGCCACCGGCCAGCTCGCGCAGACCGCGACGGTCCACCCGTTCGTCTCCTTCGCCTCGCTCGACGTCGTCGCCGTGGTCGTCGGCTCGCCGAAGACCATCCCGCACGACTCGCTCCTGCCGGCCTCCCCGACACCGGCCCCGACCGTCACCGTCACGGTGACCGCCACCCCGGGCGAGACACCGTCGAGTACGCCGGACGCGACCTCGTCGAGCACCCCGACGACGGGGGTGACCACGACGCCGTGA
- the mreD gene encoding rod shape-determining protein MreD, which translates to MIASRIALRIGVVVVVLLAQVCIVNRMHLPIGTPDLLVVVVVAFALIGGSQRGAVLGFFAGLLADVMPPTDHYAGELAFSYAVIGYVAGMLDAGEDSSVPTIIGVVAAASFGVVLLFAALGDTLGNARITASATAHALAATVVYDVFLAPFVVPLVSAAARRFEPAGSR; encoded by the coding sequence GTGATCGCCTCCAGGATCGCGCTGCGCATCGGCGTCGTCGTGGTCGTACTGCTGGCGCAGGTGTGCATCGTCAACCGGATGCACCTGCCGATCGGCACGCCCGACCTGCTCGTCGTCGTGGTCGTCGCCTTCGCGTTGATCGGCGGGTCGCAGCGCGGTGCGGTCCTGGGGTTCTTCGCCGGGCTGCTGGCCGACGTCATGCCGCCGACCGACCACTACGCCGGCGAGCTCGCCTTCTCCTACGCGGTGATCGGCTACGTCGCAGGGATGCTCGACGCCGGCGAGGACAGCTCGGTACCGACGATCATCGGGGTCGTCGCGGCCGCCTCGTTCGGCGTCGTGCTGCTGTTCGCCGCGCTCGGCGACACCCTCGGAAACGCCCGCATCACGGCGAGCGCGACGGCCCACGCGCTCGCCGCAACCGTTGTCTACGATGTGTTCTTGGCGCCGTTCGTTGTCCCGCTCGTCTCCGCCGCGGCCCGCCGGTTCGAGCCAGCCGGATCGCGATAG
- the ndk gene encoding nucleoside-diphosphate kinase, which yields MAERTLVLVKPDAVRRGLIGEVVGRLERKGLTIVALELRTLDRETASKHYGEHEGKPFFGELVDFITGGPLVAIVAEGHRAVEAVRALMGVTDPIASAPGSIRGDFATEIGQNLVHGSDSPESAAREVGLFFPNL from the coding sequence GTGGCTGAGCGAACCCTTGTCCTTGTCAAGCCCGACGCCGTACGCCGTGGCCTGATCGGCGAAGTCGTCGGCCGGCTCGAGCGGAAGGGTCTGACGATCGTCGCGCTCGAGCTCCGCACGCTCGACCGGGAGACCGCGAGCAAGCATTACGGCGAGCACGAGGGCAAGCCGTTCTTCGGCGAGCTGGTCGACTTCATCACCGGCGGTCCGCTGGTCGCGATCGTCGCCGAGGGTCACCGGGCCGTCGAGGCGGTCCGCGCGCTGATGGGCGTCACCGACCCGATCGCCTCGGCGCCGGGGTCGATCCGCGGCGACTTCGCCACCGAGATCGGCCAGAACCTGGTGCACGGCTCGGACTCGCCGGAGTCGGCCGCCCGCGAGGTCGGCCTATTCTTCCCCAACCTGTAG